AGAGGCAAAAAAGGGAAGATCATTGCCAAAGTCAATTCGCTCTGCGATATGGATGTGATTGCGTCTTTGTATGAGGCGAGTGTGGCAGGCGTCAAGATTCATCTGATCGTCAGAGGGATCTGCTGTCTCCGCGTCGGCATTCCGGGAGTCAGCGAGAACATTAAGGTGCGCTCGATCGTAGGCAATTTTCTGGAGCACAGCCGTATCTTCTACTTTGAAAATGACGGCGATCCGGAGATTTATATGGGAAGCGCGGACTGGATGCCGAGAAATCTCGAGCGTCGCGTGGAGATCCTGTTCCCGGTTGAGAAGGAAGAGTTAAAACAACGGGTGATTCATATTCTGGACATTCAGTTAAAGGATAATGTGAAGGCCAATGTGCTGACAAAAGACAACACCTACGAGAAGGCAGACGGCCGTGGCAAGGAGAGGCTGGATTCCCAGGATGCGTTCTGCCAGGAAGCGATGCAGTATGCCCTGGAAAAAAAAGAAGCATATGACAGCCGTATTTTTATTCCGGAGACGCACGTGTCGATATAGACAGAGCGTCGAAGGCCGGAAGAGCCTGCAGGCAGAGGAAAGAATAACATTGGGAGAGATTGCAGGAAAAGGGAAGAACAGGACCGGGAGAAAAGACAGAGTATGGATAAAAAACAGGTGATATTGGCATCGGCCTCACCCCGCAGGAAAGAACTGCTGGAACAGATGGGACTTTCCTTTCGCATTGTGCCATGCGAAAAGGAAGAGATCATAACAGGTGTTACTCCGAAAGAGATCGTTGAAAACCTCTCTTATCAGAAAGCGGAAGATGTAGCACAGCGTCTGCAGGATACAGGGGCTGAGTTACAGCAGGAGGGAGATTGCGGCCAGGAGGCAGGAGAGACAATGCTTGTCATTGGCTCGGACACAATCGTTGTCTGTGATGGGCAGATTATGGGCAAGCCCCATTCCGAAGAAGAGGCGTTTGCCATGATTCAAAAGCTGCAGGGCAGGACACATGAAGTATATACAGGTGTTACGATTGCCAGAGCGGGAGCAAATAACATAGCGTACGATACTTTTAGTGAATGTACCTCTGTGAAAGTGCATTCCATGGAGGATGAGGAGATTCGGGATTATCTCGCTCTTGGTGAGTCTATGGATAAGGCAGGGGCATATGGGATTCAGGGCGGCTTTGCCGTCTTTGTGGAGGAGATTCAGGGAGAGTACGGTACAGTGCTGGGACTTCCTGTCGCGGCGCTGTATCAGGCCCTCAGAAGACAGGGAGTCAGAATCCGGCAGCATGAAAATGTAGAACATGAAAGAGGAGAAAAGTTGAGAAGATGAAAAAAGCGGTTGTGTTTGATCTCGATGGGACGCTGTCAGACAGCATTGTATCGATCGCCTATTGTGCCAACAGGGTACTGAAAAAGTTTGATCTGCGTACATTTGACAATGATGACTACAAAAAGTTTGTGGGAGACGGGGCGAAAGAGCTGATTCGTCGTGTACTGTGCAATCAGGAGACAGACAGGACAGATCTGTGTGAACCGGTTCTTGAGGAATATATGAAGCTTTTTGCCGTGGACTGCATGTATGAGGTGAAGCCATATGCGGGAATTGTGGAACTGCTCGAAGAACTGAAAAAGCGTGGCATCCGTGTGACCGTATTTTCCAATAAACCTCATGAAAATACGTGCAAAGTGATCCACGATCTGTTTGGAGACGAGGTGTTTGACGTTGTACAGGGGCAGACTGAGACGATTAAGAAGAAACCCAGTCCGGACGGCGTGTATCTGATCTCGGAGAAGCTGGGGATTCCCGTGGAGGATATGCTCTATGTGGGTGATACCGATACCGATATGCAGACCGGTAAAAATGCGGGAGCCTTTACGGTCGGTGTGCTGTGGGGATTCCGTGACCGGACGGAACTGGAGGAAAACCATGCGGATGCGATCATAGCCCATCCGCAGGAGCTGCTGAACTATTTATAAAATCCACAGGAAGCGATAAGAAATCTACAATAATGAGAAAGGAAGAGTTTCATGCAGTTTGACGATGCGGTGTTACAGTGTTTTTTGTCTCATCAGCTTCAGCTTTTTCCGCAGGCGGTAGCGGAAACACTGGCGGAAGCGGAACATTTTCTCGAGGAATGTATGGCAGTCGTCGTGGAATCACCAGGAGAAGTATGGGAATACTTTGAGGAAACGGGGATGGACATTGATGGCAGCGACGAGGAAGCGATTCTGGAGGCCGATGAAGTATTTGCTGTGGGAGACGGCAGGTATCTGATCGTGGAAGGGTAGAAGCGGCCGATACAGAGATTATTACAGTACCGTATAAAAAAACCGGAAGTCCGTGCAAAGACTTCCGGTTTTTTATGATTCCTATGTACGAAGAAGCTACTGCTGATCGCAAACGGTCATACACCAAAAAACGATTCCAGAAAAGGAACAAGACCGTCATGGTTGTTGTCTTTTTCCGTAATGACATCGGCGGCAGCCTTTGCGCCGACAGAACCGTTGCACATGGCAACGCCCAGACCGGCGGCTTCTAACATGGAGATGTCATTGTCCTGATCCCCGGCAGACATTGTGTGGGAGATCGGGATATGCAGATGCTCCGCCAGACGGACCAGAGCGTCTCCTTTCCCGGCGCCTGCCGGAAACATTTCCAGTAATCTGTCAGTAGAACAGATCAGGTTGACATGTCCCTGTGCCCAAGGGAGAAGAGATTCACGGAGCGCTTCGATCTTTGAGCGGTCGTCGAGTGTGATCGCCAGACATTTGAAGGGAGGTTTTTCGAGAGCGCCTGTTATGTCATCGGTGAGCAGAGACGGCATATGGATATTTTTCTGATAAGCAGTCAGCTCCGGTGTCTGTCTTCTGGCGACAATCTCCGTGTCAGTGTAGGTATGGCAGTGGAGACCTGCCTTTTCGCTCGCTTGCAGTACATAGCTGGTCTCCTCCATAGTGAGACGGATCTCGGAAACCACTTCCTTCGTCTGGGCATTGACGATCAGACCGCCGTTGTTGGCGATATAGTAAAGGTTTTGATCAGATATGGGGAGGAGCTGTCTTGCCTCAATGACGCTGACAAGAGGTCTGCCGGAAGTGATAGCCAGATAATGACCTGCGTCAGTCAGTTTTTTCACGGCTTCGATGGTGGCCGGTGTCATCGTTTTTTCCTTTGTCAGAAGCGTTTCATCCAGATCTGTAAAAAATATTTTCTTTTCCATGGAAAGAGTCCCCTTTCTGTTACGGTTGTTATATTACGGGTGGTGCCGGTGACGATCGAGTTCATTTAAAATATCATCTGATATATATAAATTTCCCCTGCCTGTGCCAAGATCAATCTCCGGTTTGTTGGAGCCGTGAAAATCGGAGCCGCCTGTGATGAGCAGATGGTATTTTTCAGCGAGACGGAGCATCTGTCGCTGCTCCCCGGCGTTGTAGGTGGAGTAAAAGGCTTCGATACCGGCCAGACCGTTCTCCACAAGTGTGCGGACAAGGCCGTCAAGAACCGCTTCGCTCATATGATAGAGCGGCGGGTGAGCCAGCACGGGGATACCGCCGGCTTCCAGCACAAGCCGTACGGCCTGCAGGGGCGTTACCTTTTCACGGGGGATAAAGCAGGGGGCGTTATCCCCGATGTAGCGGTCAAAGGCTTCTTTCATGCTTTTCACACAGCCATGTTCGAGCAGATAGCGGGCATAGTGCGCTCTGGTGATGACAGCGCCGGGATTGGCCGCTGTCAATGTCTCATAAGTAATGTCGATCCCGGTGTGTTCCCGTAACCTTTCACACATTTTTTCATTTCTGTGCTCTCTGGAAGAGACGAACTCTGCCAGGGCAGATAAAAAAACAGGCGTTTTATAATCAATATAGAGACCCAGCACATGCACATCTTTCTTATCATAAGAGGTGGAGAACTCAATGCCGGGAATGACGACGACAGGCTGGTCTGCAGCGGTCTCCATTGCCTCGTCGAGTCCGTCCGCCGTGTCATGGTCGGTCAGTGCAAAAGCAGTCAGCCCCTTCTCGACTGCGTATTGGACGAGCCGGGAAGGGGAGAGCGTGCCGTCCGATTTGTTGGAATGTACGTGCAGATCTATCATTGTATGATTGCTCCTTAGTTGTCGTCGTCTTCTTTGTTGGCCGTGTATACGGTGCGTTTTCTGGCCATCTCGTCATTTTCCAGATATTCATCGTAAGTTGTGATCTTGTCGATCAGCTTACCGTCCGGCAGGATTTCCATGATGCGGTTGGCCGTTGTCTGGACGAACTGATGATCGTGACAGGAGAAGAGAGCGACGCCCGGGAACTTGATCAGTCCATTATTGAGGGCAGTGATCGACTCCATATCCAGATGGTTGGTCGGCTCGTCGAGGACGAGACAGTTTGCGCCGGAGATCATCATCTTGGAGAGCAGGCAGCGCACCTTTTCTCCACCGGACAGCACTTTTACTTTTTTGACGCCGTCTTCCCCGGCAAAGAGCATACGCCCGAGAAAACCGCGGACATAAGTGACGTCTTTGATGGCGGAATATCCGGTCAGCCAGTCGACGATCGTCAGATCGTTATTAAATTCTTCGGTGCTGTCTTTCGGGAAATATGCCTGAGAGGTTGTGACCCCCCATTTGTAAGTCCCTTTGTCCGGTTCCATCTCTCCCATAAGAATCTGGAATAAGGTTGTCTTTGCCAGTTCATTGCTGCCGACGAAGGCGATCTTATCATCATGGCCTAAAATAAAGGAGATGTTGTCCAGTATTTTCTCACCGTCGATCGTCTTGGAGATGCCTTCCACGGAGAGTACTTCGTTACCGATCTCGCGCTCCGGCCGGAAATCAATATAAGGATATTTACGACTGGACGGTTTGATTTCCTCCAGCTCGATCTTTTCCAGCGCCTTCTTACGTGAGGTGGCCTGCTTTGATTTGGAGGCGTTGGCGGAGAATCGGGAAATAAATTCCTGCAGCTCCTTGATCTTTTCTTCCTTTTTCTTGTTGGCTTCCTTCATCTGCCGGATCAGGAGCTGGCTAGACTCAAACCAGAAGTCATAGTTTCCGGCATAGAGCTGAATCTTGCCATAGTCAATGTCGGCAGTGTGGGTACATACTTTATTTAAGAAGTAACGGTCGTGGGATACGACGATAACCGTATTGTTAAAATTGATCAGAAACTCTTCGAGCCAGGCGATGGCGTCAAGATCGAGATGGTTGGTCGGCTCGTCGAGCAGCAAAATGTCCGGATTGCCAAACAGAGCCTTGGCCAGCAATACTTTTACTTTCTCATTACCGTTGAGGTTTTTCATCAGGCTGTCATGATACTGTGTCTCGATACCGAGGCCGTTCAAGAGCATGGCGGCGTTGGACTCTGCCTCCCAGCCGTCCATCTCCGCAAATTCTGCCTCCAGTTCGCTGGCGCGGATGCCGTCCTCATCGGAGAAGTCTTCCTTTGCGTAGATGGCGTCTTTTTCCTTCATAATCTGATAGAGGCGCGGATTGCCCATAATGACGACATCCATGGCCGGGTATTCATCGTATTTGAAGTGATCCTGTTCGAGAAAGGACAGACGCTGTCCCGGTGTCATGGAAATATCACCTTTGGTCGTTTCCAGCTGTCCGGATAATATTTTCAGGAAAGTGGATTTTCCCGCGCCATTGGCGCCGATGAGACCATAGCAGTTGCCTTCGGTAAATTTAATATTAACGTCCTCAAATAAGGCTTTTTTTCCGATCCGTAATGTTACATTGTTTGCGCTTATCATAACTTTTGACCTTTCTTTCTTAATACTTTGGAATGTTTCAGTTCCGCTTTTATCCGTCTTTTCCTATTTTACAGAAAATATAGGATTTTGCAAGGAAAATGTGTTATACTTACCGTATTATACAGGAAAAAGGAGATGATACCTATGAGCAATCAGGTGATCGTGATCAGCCGTCAGTTTGGCAGCGGCGGAAGAAAAATAGGAAAGATATTGTCGGACAGACTTCAGATTCCATATTATGATATGGCGTTGATTGAGATCGCTTCCAAGCGCAGCGAGGCGGATTACACGTCTCTTCTGGAGGTGGATGAGAAGAAGATCAGCCGTAAGTGGTATTCCTTCCCGATGGAGGTGGGCCCGGGGTATCAGATGAAGAAAGTTCCCATGAACGAAGAGCTGTTCAGCCTTCAGGCGGAGATCATCAAGGATCTGGCGAACCAGAGTCCCTGTATCATCATCGGCAGAGGGGCGGATTATATTCTCAGAGAAAATGCGAGAATGCTCAGTGTCTTTATCCATGCGGATATGGAGACAAAACTGGAAGTTGTATGCAGGCATTATAATCTTTCCCGGGAAGATGCGCTGTCACTGATCCGCAAGACAGACAAACAGCGCAGTGTTTATTATAATTATTATACGGAATATAAATGGGGCGACATCAATAACTATGACATCTCGTTAGACCGGGGCCGGATCGGCATTGACAAATGTGTGGATATTCTGGAGACGCTCTATCAGTCTCTTTAGAGGAGGAACGGTGCCTGACCGGGAGCGGAATCATTCTGGACAAATACAGGCAAAATCGGTATAATGAAATTGAATTTCCGGCTGTGGTTCAGCGATGATAAACCGGGAAAACTTAAGAGATGAGAGGTATGGTTTATGGGATACGGAGCGCTTCCTTTGGAGAAAAGACTGAAGGAAAACATTAAAAATTACGGGCTTGACAATCTATATCAGATCGTGGAACTGAAAAAACAGATGTTATTGCTGCAGGAGCTTACGGGGCTGAAGATTCTTCTGACAGACAGACATGGGGAGAAGATGGCTGCCGTAGGAAATTTTACGGATTTCACACCTGACGTAGTGGGGGAACCCGGCAGAAAACTGCGCGTGGCCAATCGGACGGTGGGACATGTGTATACGAAAGAGGACGCGGTGGAAGCCGGAAAAGAAAAGCTGGCGGCGGACTTTCTGGAAGCACTTGTGCGGACGTGGGAGCGGCTGGGGGAAGAAGTGTTTACGAACAAAGAGAGCGCCGTCTATATTGACGAGATAGAACAGCAGTTGGAGAAGGAGCAATATCAGGTCAAACATGGAGAGAAAGAAGACGTGCTGACCGGAGTGCTGAACAAGACATATTTTGAGGAGCGCATGAAAGTGCTGGATCGTCTGGAGACCGTACCGGTGGCGGCAGTGGAGGCCAATATCAATGACTGGAAATTTGTCAATGATCATTACGGGGACGAGGAAAGTGACAGACTGATCCGTCTGATCGCTCAGATCTTAAAGGAAGAGGCCGGAGAAGAATACATACTGGGCCGTGTGGACGGCGATGTTTTCCATATTGCCATTCCGACTGCCGACGAGGAAGAAGCGGAGGGTTATGTCAAACGGGTGCAGAGCAGATGCGATGCCTGTGACGATGATAAACTGACACCTTCCGTAGCCGTGGGCATCATGTACAAGAGCAACGTGGAAGAAAAGCTGGAGGATGTGTTTGCCGAGGCGGAATATAAAATGTTTGAGAATAAATATGAGATGAAGCATTCGGTAGCTTATCAGGAGCGGTTGCACAGGAACTTGAAATGAGGGATTTGAGACAGAGACCGGGAACTGATTAAACCGGAAGCGAATACAGACTGATGACGGAATGCGGCCGGTCCTGCGATAGCAGGACCGGTTTTTTGTGTACCCGGGCGGGAACAGAACTTTTCAGACTGCTGCTTGACTTCTAAATCTTACTAATGTAATATTTGGAAGAAGAAAGTACGGAAGAGGACGCAGAGATATGAGGCGGCGAAGCGTGGGAAGGAGAACTTTATGAAAAGACAACATTGTATTGGGAAGACAGTATGTCTGGTGATCACCGGTATTTTTATTTTGGGAGGCTGCGGCAGACAAAAACAGGAAATCCCGGAGAGCGCGGACAAAGAGTATGCGGTGGAGACAGAGGAAACGGAACAGACAGAAGAGACAGAACAGACAGAAGGGACAGTGCAGGCAGAGGGGACAGAGCAGGACGATATAGTGCAGGATGATACCATTTCGGAGCCGGAGACAGTGGAGGCCGACTGGGCACAGTACTTTGATGGTCTCAATGGCGCCGCGGTTCTCTATGATCCATCGGCTATGCGATATACGGTATACAATCGGGAACTTGCACAGACGAGACGGTCCCCCTGTTCCACATTTAAGATCATCTCTTCGCTGGCGGCCCTGGAGAGCGGGGCGATTGACCCGGACGATTCCCTTCGCATCTGGAGCGGAGAGACATTCTGGAATGAAGACTGGAATCATGATATGGAGTTTCAGGAGGCATTCCGCGTCTCCTGTGTCTGGTATTTCCGGGAAATCATCGACGAGATTGGGCAGGAGACAATGCAGAGAGAGCTGGACAGACTCCAGTATGGCAACTGCGATAGCTCCGACTGGGAAGGGCGGCAGAATACAAATAACAGCAATCGCGCGCTGACCGGGTTCTGGATCGAATCGTCACTGCTGATTTCTCCACAGGAACAGACAGAAGTGATGGAACGCATCTTTGGAGAAAATTCTGCCTATTCGCAGCGGACGTTAGATGCGTTAAGGCAGGTTATGCTGACAGAACAGGAAGAGACAGAAATAACTGTCTATGGTAAGACCGGCATGGGCAAGGCAGAGGGTGTTGTCGTTGACGCATGGTTTACCGGATTCGCGGAGCGAGCGGAGGGTCCTCTCTATTTTTGTGTATATCTCGGGAGAACGGATGGGAAAACGGTATCCAGCGCTGCGGCGAAGGAGATTGCAGTGCGGCTGGTTGCGGACGCCTGCTGCGGCTTGCTTCCGGAGGCTGATCAGAATTAGTCCCAGATCCCCAGATCAGAGAGAATCGAAAGGGTCAGTTCTGCCGCCCGGGGGCCGGTTGCCAGCCGTTCATTCTGGATATTGGCTGCAAAAAAATACAGATGCCCGTCATGTTCGATATAGCCGATAAACCAGCCGGAAATATTTTCTCCGTCCCTTTCTTCCGTCCCGGTTTTTCCATAGAGCGTACCATAGTCGGAGGAACCGAGACAAATGGCATTTTTCACAGTCTCAATATGTTCGGGTGAGAAATCAAACTGATTATAGTAAAATCTCTGCAGCAGTTCGACCTGCTCGACGGGAGAGATCTTCAGAGAAGAGTCTGTCCAATAGGAGGAGAGGTCTTCCCTGACCGTCTGATTGCCATATCCGATCTGCCGGATATAATCATGTACGGCAGACAGATCCGACTGCCGGTCGATCGCCTGGAAATACCATGTCACGGAGTTTCGCATGGCGGACTCCAGCGTCTGGTCACAATTCCACTCGTCGTATTCGTGGTGTTGTCCGTCCCATAGTATGAGCGTATCTTCCGGCGTGATGATTCCTGATTCGAGACCGAACAGGGCGCTGTATATTTTGTAAGTGGAGACCGGGGAGATGCGCGTCACCGCACGCTCCTGATCATAGATCTGCCAGGTGTCCTGGGCACTGTCATAGAGGACAAAGCTGCCTTTATTTTCGCCAAAGGAGTCGCCAAGATCAATCGGGGTAATATGTCTGCCCTGCTCCTGGAAGACATAACGGTCGCTGGCCGCGGCCCGGGTAGAGAGAAAGGGAGCAGCGGTCAGCGTGAAGACGGCGAGAAGTCCGCATACAAAATAGCCGCACACTTTCTTTTTTAATGGCTGCGGTCGATAACTGGCAATGTTTATGATTCTTTTCCTTATCTGTGTTATGCCTCCACCGATGCCGGAGGCAAAGGGAAAGGGGGAAAGCGACAGTTTCTCAGCAAAATCAATCAAAGTATATCCATAATCTGCATAGGCGTCCTGCGACAGCATATTGAGCACGGAAGTATCACAGGCAATTTCGCAATCATTTCGCATCTCTCTCAGGGCATACCAGACAAAAGGATGAAACCAGTATAGAATGTGGATGACATTGACGAAATGGTTGACAAGTAAATCTTTATGTTTATAGTGCTGCAGTTCATGCAGAAGCAGATAGCGCATACGCTTCGTGTCCCGATCGGAGATCAGATGGATCGGCAGGTAAATGCAGGGCCTGAAAAGTCCTGCGATGACGGGAGATTTTAAAAATGCCGTACTGTAGACGGGAATGTCTCCGGCCAGATTCATTTCAGCCAGACAATTATGATACAGTCTGCGGATGGCCGTATTTTGCAGCGGCAGTGCCGATCGCCTGAAATGGTGAAAACGGATGGCAGCTCTCGCCAGAAGCAGCGCCATGACTGCGATACCGGTGATCCAGATGACGAAAAACAATAAACTGAGACCGGAAAGCGTCTCCCCGCCGACTGACATTCCATAGTCGTTTTGCCAGGCATCAGCGCCGGAGGGCTGCAATACTTGCGTCTTTGTGAGCAGGGGGGCCATATGGGAGGTTGTCATATCGCGCAGTCTACTGAATATGGAAAACATCCGGAAAGAATGGCCTGCAGGGAGCGGCAGAAAGGGAACGCTCAGAAGACCGAGCGGAAGAAACCACAGATTATACTGCATACGGCTGGTAAGACTGTTTCGAAACAGATGTTTTGCCGCCAGGAGAATACCGATCATAGCGCTGATCATTAAGTTGCATAGAAAGAAACGGATGATAAAATCGTTCATGTCAGGCACCTCCTGTGCATACTGCACATTTAAGTCTTACGCTTGTAATAGAAAATATTATAAAAGATCTCGTTTCCGATGTCAATGTGTGGGCGTCTGCCTGGCCGATCAGAGAATTGCTCAGGCAGTACAAAGGAGAAGAAAATCTAAAATAAGTATAAAATCTGCCGGAGATGGAAAAATTAAGAAAAAAAGAGTAATAAAGAGTATATATAAGTTATTAATAGATAAATAGAGAAAACAAAAGATATATTGGGTTGCAGAAGGCTATGCAAAAAACTAATATATGGATAGTTCTTAGCACTCAATCAAAGTGAGTGCTAATAAATCAAAGAATAATCATCGATTTCAGTAAAGGACAGGAGGCATTCTAAATGAAATTAGTACCATTGGGTGACAGAGTTGTATTAAAACAGTTAGTTGCAGAGGAAACAACCAAATCCGGAATCGTTCTTCCGGGGCAGAGCAAAGAGAAACCACAGCAGGCAGAAGTGATCGCGGTCGGGCCGGGCGGTGTCGTGGACGGCAAGGAAGTAAAGATGGAAGTGAAAGTCGGAGATCAGGTTATCTTCTCCAAATATGCAGGCACAGAAGTGAAACTGGACGAAGAAGAATATATCATCGTCAGACAGAACGATATTTTAGCAGTGATTGCGTAATTATAAAAAATCAGGTAGGAGATGGAAAATTATGGCAAAAGAAATCAAATATGGAGCAGAAGCAAGAGCAGCCCTGGAGGTGGGCGTTAATAAACTGGCGGACACAGTACGCGTTACGCTTGGACCGAAAGGAAGAAACGTTGTCCTTGACAAGTCTTACGGCGCGCCGCTGATTACCAATGACGGTGTGACGATCGCCAAAGAGATCGAACTGGAAGACGCTTTTGAGAACATGGGCGCACAGCTTGTGAAGGAAGTGGCAACGAAGACAAACGATGTGGCAGGTGACGGTACGACGACAGCAACCGTACTGGCACAGTCCATGGTACACGAAGGGATCAAGAATCTGGCAGCAGGCGCTAACCCGATCATTCTGCGCAAGGGAATGAAAAAGGCTACGGACTGCGCAGTCGATGCGATCGCTAAGATGAGCGCCAAAGTCAGCGGAAAGGAGCAGTTTGCGAGAGTGGCAGCCGTTTCTTCCGGAGATGAAGAAGTCGGCAACATGGTTGCGGATGCGATGGAAAAAGTGACAGGCGACGGCGTGATTACGATCGAAGAGAGCAAGACGATGAAGACCGAACTCGACCTGGTGGAAGGAATGCAGTTCGACAGAGGATATATTTCCGCTTATATGGCAACCGATATGGATAAAATGGAAGCCGTACTGGATGATCCTTATATTCTGATCACAGATAAGAAAATCAGCAACATTCAGGAGATCCTCCCGGTTCTGGAGCAGATCGTACAGTCCGGCGCGAAGCTGCTTATCATTGCGGAAGATGTGGAAGGCGAAGCGCTCACAACTCTGATTGTGAACAAACTGCGCGGCACCTTTAACATTGTGGCAGTGAAAGCTCCCGGATATGGTGACAGAAGAAAAGC
The sequence above is a segment of the Lachnospiraceae bacterium JLR.KK008 genome. Coding sequences within it:
- a CDS encoding Maf family protein codes for the protein MDKKQVILASASPRRKELLEQMGLSFRIVPCEKEEIITGVTPKEIVENLSYQKAEDVAQRLQDTGAELQQEGDCGQEAGETMLVIGSDTIVVCDGQIMGKPHSEEEAFAMIQKLQGRTHEVYTGVTIARAGANNIAYDTFSECTSVKVHSMEDEEIRDYLALGESMDKAGAYGIQGGFAVFVEEIQGEYGTVLGLPVAALYQALRRQGVRIRQHENVEHERGEKLRR
- a CDS encoding HAD family hydrolase, whose translation is MKKAVVFDLDGTLSDSIVSIAYCANRVLKKFDLRTFDNDDYKKFVGDGAKELIRRVLCNQETDRTDLCEPVLEEYMKLFAVDCMYEVKPYAGIVELLEELKKRGIRVTVFSNKPHENTCKVIHDLFGDEVFDVVQGQTETIKKKPSPDGVYLISEKLGIPVEDMLYVGDTDTDMQTGKNAGAFTVGVLWGFRDRTELEENHADAIIAHPQELLNYL
- a CDS encoding glyoxalase — encoded protein: MQFDDAVLQCFLSHQLQLFPQAVAETLAEAEHFLEECMAVVVESPGEVWEYFEETGMDIDGSDEEAILEADEVFAVGDGRYLIVEG
- a CDS encoding Cof-type HAD-IIB family hydrolase, with the translated sequence MEKKIFFTDLDETLLTKEKTMTPATIEAVKKLTDAGHYLAITSGRPLVSVIEARQLLPISDQNLYYIANNGGLIVNAQTKEVVSEIRLTMEETSYVLQASEKAGLHCHTYTDTEIVARRQTPELTAYQKNIHMPSLLTDDITGALEKPPFKCLAITLDDRSKIEALRESLLPWAQGHVNLICSTDRLLEMFPAGAGKGDALVRLAEHLHIPISHTMSAGDQDNDISMLEAAGLGVAMCNGSVGAKAAADVITEKDNNHDGLVPFLESFFGV
- a CDS encoding PHP domain-containing protein, with the translated sequence MIDLHVHSNKSDGTLSPSRLVQYAVEKGLTAFALTDHDTADGLDEAMETAADQPVVVIPGIEFSTSYDKKDVHVLGLYIDYKTPVFLSALAEFVSSREHRNEKMCERLREHTGIDITYETLTAANPGAVITRAHYARYLLEHGCVKSMKEAFDRYIGDNAPCFIPREKVTPLQAVRLVLEAGGIPVLAHPPLYHMSEAVLDGLVRTLVENGLAGIEAFYSTYNAGEQRQMLRLAEKYHLLITGGSDFHGSNKPEIDLGTGRGNLYISDDILNELDRHRHHP
- a CDS encoding ATP-binding cassette domain-containing protein, with translation MISANNVTLRIGKKALFEDVNIKFTEGNCYGLIGANGAGKSTFLKILSGQLETTKGDISMTPGQRLSFLEQDHFKYDEYPAMDVVIMGNPRLYQIMKEKDAIYAKEDFSDEDGIRASELEAEFAEMDGWEAESNAAMLLNGLGIETQYHDSLMKNLNGNEKVKVLLAKALFGNPDILLLDEPTNHLDLDAIAWLEEFLINFNNTVIVVSHDRYFLNKVCTHTADIDYGKIQLYAGNYDFWFESSQLLIRQMKEANKKKEEKIKELQEFISRFSANASKSKQATSRKKALEKIELEEIKPSSRKYPYIDFRPEREIGNEVLSVEGISKTIDGEKILDNISFILGHDDKIAFVGSNELAKTTLFQILMGEMEPDKGTYKWGVTTSQAYFPKDSTEEFNNDLTIVDWLTGYSAIKDVTYVRGFLGRMLFAGEDGVKKVKVLSGGEKVRCLLSKMMISGANCLVLDEPTNHLDMESITALNNGLIKFPGVALFSCHDHQFVQTTANRIMEILPDGKLIDKITTYDEYLENDEMARKRTVYTANKEDDDN
- a CDS encoding cytidylate kinase-like family protein, translating into MSNQVIVISRQFGSGGRKIGKILSDRLQIPYYDMALIEIASKRSEADYTSLLEVDEKKISRKWYSFPMEVGPGYQMKKVPMNEELFSLQAEIIKDLANQSPCIIIGRGADYILRENARMLSVFIHADMETKLEVVCRHYNLSREDALSLIRKTDKQRSVYYNYYTEYKWGDINNYDISLDRGRIGIDKCVDILETLYQSL
- a CDS encoding GGDEF domain-containing protein; this encodes MGYGALPLEKRLKENIKNYGLDNLYQIVELKKQMLLLQELTGLKILLTDRHGEKMAAVGNFTDFTPDVVGEPGRKLRVANRTVGHVYTKEDAVEAGKEKLAADFLEALVRTWERLGEEVFTNKESAVYIDEIEQQLEKEQYQVKHGEKEDVLTGVLNKTYFEERMKVLDRLETVPVAAVEANINDWKFVNDHYGDEESDRLIRLIAQILKEEAGEEYILGRVDGDVFHIAIPTADEEEAEGYVKRVQSRCDACDDDKLTPSVAVGIMYKSNVEEKLEDVFAEAEYKMFENKYEMKHSVAYQERLHRNLK
- a CDS encoding penicillin-binding transpeptidase domain-containing protein, with the translated sequence MKRQHCIGKTVCLVITGIFILGGCGRQKQEIPESADKEYAVETEETEQTEETEQTEGTVQAEGTEQDDIVQDDTISEPETVEADWAQYFDGLNGAAVLYDPSAMRYTVYNRELAQTRRSPCSTFKIISSLAALESGAIDPDDSLRIWSGETFWNEDWNHDMEFQEAFRVSCVWYFREIIDEIGQETMQRELDRLQYGNCDSSDWEGRQNTNNSNRALTGFWIESSLLISPQEQTEVMERIFGENSAYSQRTLDALRQVMLTEQEETEITVYGKTGMGKAEGVVVDAWFTGFAERAEGPLYFCVYLGRTDGKTVSSAAAKEIAVRLVADACCGLLPEADQN
- a CDS encoding BlaR1 family beta-lactam sensor/signal transducer, translating into MNDFIIRFFLCNLMISAMIGILLAAKHLFRNSLTSRMQYNLWFLPLGLLSVPFLPLPAGHSFRMFSIFSRLRDMTTSHMAPLLTKTQVLQPSGADAWQNDYGMSVGGETLSGLSLLFFVIWITGIAVMALLLARAAIRFHHFRRSALPLQNTAIRRLYHNCLAEMNLAGDIPVYSTAFLKSPVIAGLFRPCIYLPIHLISDRDTKRMRYLLLHELQHYKHKDLLVNHFVNVIHILYWFHPFVWYALREMRNDCEIACDTSVLNMLSQDAYADYGYTLIDFAEKLSLSPFPFASGIGGGITQIRKRIINIASYRPQPLKKKVCGYFVCGLLAVFTLTAAPFLSTRAAASDRYVFQEQGRHITPIDLGDSFGENKGSFVLYDSAQDTWQIYDQERAVTRISPVSTYKIYSALFGLESGIITPEDTLILWDGQHHEYDEWNCDQTLESAMRNSVTWYFQAIDRQSDLSAVHDYIRQIGYGNQTVREDLSSYWTDSSLKISPVEQVELLQRFYYNQFDFSPEHIETVKNAICLGSSDYGTLYGKTGTEERDGENISGWFIGYIEHDGHLYFFAANIQNERLATGPRAAELTLSILSDLGIWD